A genome region from Choloepus didactylus isolate mChoDid1 chromosome 12, mChoDid1.pri, whole genome shotgun sequence includes the following:
- the LOC119507367 gene encoding MAP6 domain-containing protein 1-like, whose amino-acid sequence MTLHQPPLLPGASEPTGSLRPDDAADPAHYSHLENEELSLGIAWCGDLAPAGARDHGQDVPLTQYQRGMCVVLAGPRDAP is encoded by the coding sequence ATGACCCTACATCAGCCGCCTCTGCTGCCTGGTGCCTCGGAACCGACTGGATCGCTCAGACCTGACGATGCTGCTGACCCTGCGCACTACTCGCACCTAGAGAACGAGGAGCTGTCCCTGGGCATAGCCTGGTGTGGGGACCTGGCTCCCGCTGGTGCCCGGGACCACGGCCAGGATGTGCCACTTACTCAGTACCAGcgtggcatgtgtgtggtgcttGCGGGGCCCAGAGATGCACCCTAG